The proteins below come from a single Zea mays cultivar B73 chromosome 8, Zm-B73-REFERENCE-NAM-5.0, whole genome shotgun sequence genomic window:
- the LOC100285053 gene encoding uncharacterized protein LOC100285053 has product MGKDGIQYAVVDAFTAEPFKGNPAAVCLLEDAAKAADERWMQSVAAEFNISETAFLLREKSSAAGAVPLFQLRWFTPVAEVELCGHATLASAHFLFTSVLAEHEKLVEFSTKSGILTAKKVPAPQSTGVSGEGKLFIELDFPTIDLVDCHPSELPAIPDTLNGASIVSVHKSTTAGDLIVELSSGKEVADIIPNIHEIEKCSGRGIIVTGPAPAGSGYDFFTRFFCPKFGIDEDPVCGSAHCVLAPYWGGKLGKHKLIAFQASPRSGILYLELEATGRRVRIQGEAVSVMTGTLLA; this is encoded by the exons ATGGGCAAGGACGGCATCCAGTACGCAGTG GTGGACGCCTTCACGGCGGAGCCGTTCAAGGGCAACCCAGCCGCGGTGTGCCTCCTCGAGGACGCCGCCAAGGCCGCCGACGAGCGGTGGATGCAGTCCGTCGCCGCCGAGTTCAACATCTCCGAGACCGCCTTCCTCCTCCGGGAAAAGTCCTCCGCGGCCGGCGCCGTCCCGCTGTTCCAGCTCCGATGGTTCACCCCCGTCGCTGAG GTGGAGCTCTGCGGCCACGCCACGCTGGCTTCCGCCCACTTCCTCTTCACATCCGTCCTCGCGGAGCACGAGAAGCTCGTCGAGTTCTCGACCAAGTCCGGGATTCTTACGGCCAAAAAGGTCCCTGCGCCGCAGAGCACGGGCGTGTCGGGCGAGGGGAAGCTGTTCATTGAGCTGGATTTCCCCACGATTGACCTTGTTGATTGCCATCCTTCCGAGCTGCCGGCAATCCCCGACACCCTCAACGGAGCCTCCATTGTCAGCGTTCACAAGTCAACGACGGCCGGTGACCTCATT GTGGAGCTTTCATCAGGAAAGGAGGTTGCTGATATCATTCCTAACATTCATGAAATTGAAAAGTGTTCCGGCAGAGGAATTATTGTTACAGGGCCAGCGCCTGCTGGATCTGGCTACGACTTCTTCACGCGTTTTTTCTGCCCAAAATTTGGAATAGATGAG GATCCCGTTTGTGGCAGTGCACATTGTGTTTTAGCACCTTACTGGGGTGGGAAGCTGGGGAAACACAAACTGATAGCGTTTCAA GCATCCCCTCGGAGTGGAATACTATACCTGGAGTTAGAAGCTACAGGCAGGAGAGTGCGAATTCAGGGAGAAGCGGTCAGTGTGATGACTGGCACCCTCTTAGCATAA
- the LOC100274623 gene encoding uncharacterized protein LOC100274623 precursor, with the protein MASIVLLLSELLGGESASVLAAERYMGGHRSLREFRPAVTEAPPKRAQRLAEGQRAAAGTERAREEGKQRKDDDSFEDLALPRVAVDIMWP; encoded by the coding sequence ATGGCTTCCATCGTGCTCCTGCTGTCGGAGCTGCTGGGCGGGGAgagcgcgagcgtgctggcggccGAGCGCTACATGGGCGGCCACCGGAGCCTGCGGGAGTTCCGGCCGGCCGTGACGGAGGCGCCGCCCAAGCGTGCCCAAAGGCTGGCGGAGGGCCAGCGCGCGGCGGCCGGGACAGAGCGGGCGCGGGAGGAGGGCAAGCAGAGGAAGGATGACGATTCGTTCGAGGACCTCGCGCTGCCCAGGGTCGCGGTCGACATCATGTGGCCTTGA